The following proteins are encoded in a genomic region of Thioclava nitratireducens:
- a CDS encoding EcsC family protein, which translates to MMADILPPVSDPAILGQLDTLAKRHRAAGGVVMQLIGYVGGSAEGLLSKLPGPVRNGLDGATERALSGAMTAAERSRGIVADRPDWMNRTLTTAMGAAGGVGGLGSSLAELPFTVTMLLRAIQGIAAEHGFDPASEEVRLECLRVFASAGPLEDDDGMDLSFLAARATITGSSMKSLIAKVAPRLSIVLGQKLAAQAAPLLGAVAGAAVNYAFTSYYQEIARVHFGLKRLARDTGTDEGVLREELVARIAK; encoded by the coding sequence ATGATGGCAGATATTCTTCCCCCCGTAAGCGACCCTGCGATTCTGGGCCAGCTCGACACCCTCGCGAAACGCCACCGCGCAGCGGGCGGCGTGGTGATGCAGCTGATCGGCTATGTCGGAGGTTCCGCCGAAGGGCTTCTGAGCAAATTGCCGGGGCCCGTGCGCAACGGTCTGGATGGGGCGACCGAGCGCGCGCTTTCGGGCGCGATGACAGCCGCCGAGCGCTCGCGCGGAATCGTCGCGGACCGGCCCGACTGGATGAACCGCACGCTGACCACCGCAATGGGGGCCGCAGGCGGCGTCGGCGGTCTGGGCAGTTCGCTCGCCGAGTTGCCCTTCACGGTCACGATGCTACTGCGCGCCATACAGGGCATCGCCGCCGAACACGGCTTTGACCCGGCCTCCGAGGAAGTGCGGCTCGAATGTCTGCGGGTCTTCGCATCTGCCGGGCCGCTCGAGGATGATGACGGGATGGATCTGAGCTTCCTCGCCGCGCGCGCGACGATCACCGGGTCGAGCATGAAGTCGCTGATCGCAAAGGTCGCGCCTCGCCTGTCGATCGTGCTGGGTCAGAAGCTCGCCGCCCAGGCCGCGCCGCTTCTGGGCGCAGTCGCGGGCGCTGCGGTGAACTACGCCTTCACCAGCTATTATCAGGAAATCGCCCGCGTCCATTTCGGGCTTAAGCGCCTTGCCCGGGACACCGGCACCGATGAGGGCGTTCTGCGCGAGGAGCTTGTCGCCC